Proteins from one Mycoplasma sp. Pen4 genomic window:
- a CDS encoding ABC transporter permease, producing the protein MFKFNKTKLSDNEVRFSNKRSLTLSLKDKLLAIDSPFLKTAWRTFKIMLEFFIIGIIVISITFFLINAVPGENPALKGLDEQARKAKEIALGLDKPLIVRYFNYLKDLFHGDFGVSLVLFPDQPINSFIWERFYKSFLVGIFSVLLTVTVGISLGIWVGKNPGGWVDNISTIVVSIFSSVPSIIFALLLVFIGREAGIPYVFDDKNFATFILPGLALSLGSIIVYIKYIRTELNRELNSVHAKFAYLKGVSRNRFVWRHALKPALFPIATFFPAVIFGSFLGSIFIEQIFLIPGSGNTLLDAIQGKDYPVILFLIAMFALLTVLSYAFRDILYEAIDPRIRRRGA; encoded by the coding sequence ATGTTTAAATTTAACAAAACAAAATTATCAGATAATGAGGTTCGTTTTTCTAATAAACGTTCACTCACTCTTAGTTTAAAAGATAAACTACTTGCTATTGACTCTCCATTTCTAAAAACAGCGTGAAGAACTTTCAAAATTATGCTTGAGTTCTTTATCATAGGTATAATCGTTATTTCAATTACATTTTTCTTAATCAATGCAGTACCAGGTGAAAACCCTGCATTAAAAGGACTAGATGAACAAGCAAGAAAAGCAAAAGAGATTGCTTTAGGTTTAGATAAACCATTAATTGTTAGGTACTTTAATTACTTAAAAGACTTATTCCATGGTGATTTTGGAGTCTCATTAGTTCTTTTCCCTGATCAACCAATTAACTCATTTATTTGAGAGCGTTTCTATAAATCATTCTTAGTAGGAATTTTCTCAGTTTTATTAACTGTTACAGTTGGTATTTCATTAGGTATTTGAGTTGGTAAAAATCCTGGTGGATGAGTTGATAATATTTCAACAATCGTTGTAAGTATTTTCTCATCAGTTCCATCAATCATTTTTGCCTTATTATTGGTATTCATCGGTAGAGAAGCAGGAATTCCATACGTATTTGATGATAAAAACTTTGCAACGTTCATCTTGCCTGGTCTAGCCTTATCACTTGGAAGTATCATTGTTTATATTAAATACATCAGAACTGAATTAAACCGTGAGTTGAATTCAGTGCATGCTAAATTCGCTTACTTAAAAGGTGTTTCAAGAAACCGTTTCGTTTGAAGACACGCACTTAAACCTGCATTATTCCCAATCGCAACATTCTTCCCCGCTGTTATCTTTGGTTCATTCTTAGGAAGTATCTTTATCGAACAAATCTTCTTAATTCCTGGATCAGGTAACACATTACTTGATGCAATTCAAGGAAAAGATTATCCAGTTATCTTGTTCTTAATTGCTATGTTTGCTTTATTAACTGTTTTATCATATGCATTTAGAGATATTCTTTATGAAGCAATTGATCCTCGTATTAGAAGGAGAGGTGCATAA